The Gloeomargarita sp. SKYB120 genome has a window encoding:
- the fba gene encoding fructose-bisphosphate aldolase class II (catalyzes the reversible aldol condensation of dihydroxyacetonephosphate and glyceraldehyde 3-phosphate in the Calvin cycle, glycolysis, and/or gluconeogenesis) — MALVPMRLLLDHAAEHDYGIPAFNVNNMEQIQAIMQAAHETDSPVILQASRGARKYAGENFLRHLVLAAVETYPHIPVAMHQDHGNSPATCYSAIRLGFTSVMMDGSLLEDAKTPASYEYNVAVTSEVVKVAHAVGVSVEGELGCLGSLETGMGDKEDGHGAEGVLSHDQLLTDPDQAVDFVEKTDVDALAVAIGTSHGAYKFSRKPEGEILRMDRIEELHRRLPNTHLVMHGSSSVPKDLIDLINAYGGAIPETYGVPVEEIQRGIKNGVRKVNIDTDNRLAITAAVREALAKAPKEFDPRHFLKPSIAYMKKVCAERYQQFWTAGNASKIKQMSCEEYAAKYAKGELKAQTRKLVAV; from the coding sequence ATGGCACTGGTTCCCATGCGGTTGTTGTTGGACCACGCCGCCGAGCACGACTACGGAATTCCGGCTTTTAATGTCAACAACATGGAGCAAATTCAGGCGATCATGCAGGCGGCCCACGAAACCGACAGTCCAGTGATTTTGCAGGCATCGCGGGGGGCGCGCAAGTACGCCGGTGAAAACTTCCTGCGGCACTTGGTGCTGGCGGCGGTGGAAACCTACCCCCACATTCCGGTGGCGATGCACCAAGACCACGGCAACAGCCCAGCCACTTGCTACTCGGCCATCCGGTTGGGCTTTACCAGCGTGATGATGGACGGGTCGTTGCTCGAGGACGCGAAAACCCCAGCCAGCTATGAGTACAACGTGGCGGTGACCTCGGAAGTGGTCAAGGTGGCCCATGCGGTCGGCGTCAGCGTGGAAGGGGAACTGGGTTGCCTTGGCTCGCTGGAAACGGGCATGGGCGACAAGGAGGACGGTCACGGCGCCGAAGGGGTGCTCTCCCATGACCAACTCTTGACCGACCCAGACCAGGCGGTGGACTTTGTGGAAAAAACCGATGTGGATGCGCTGGCGGTAGCGATTGGCACCAGCCATGGGGCCTACAAGTTCAGCCGCAAACCCGAAGGAGAAATCCTGCGCATGGACCGGATTGAGGAATTGCACCGGCGCTTGCCCAACACCCACCTGGTGATGCATGGCTCTTCCTCCGTTCCCAAGGATTTGATTGACCTGATCAATGCCTACGGTGGCGCGATTCCTGAGACCTACGGCGTGCCGGTGGAGGAAATCCAGCGGGGGATCAAAAACGGGGTGCGCAAAGTGAACATTGACACCGACAACCGCCTGGCGATCACGGCGGCGGTGCGGGAAGCCCTGGCGAAAGCGCCCAAGGAATTTGACCCGCGTCACTTCCTGAAGCCGTCTATCGCCTACATGAAGAAGGTGTGCGCTGAGCGCTACCAGCAATTCTGGACGGCGGGCAACGCCAGCAAAATCAAGCAAATGTCCTGCGAAGAGTACGCCGCCAAGTACGCCAAAGGTGAACTGAAAGCCCAAACCCGCAAGCTGGTGGCGGTATAA
- the bcp gene encoding thioredoxin-dependent thiol peroxidase, whose amino-acid sequence MRELTVGQPAPPFSLVSGDGQTVTLAQFRGQWVVLYFYPRDNTPGCTKEACGFRDIYPALQQAQAVVIGISTDPPESHVKFSRKYNLPFLLLSDPDGQVARAYGSYGPKKFMGKTFEGVFRHTFLIDPQGQIAQIYRQVKPETHAQQVLADLTRLQREN is encoded by the coding sequence ATGAGGGAACTAACGGTGGGACAGCCGGCACCCCCTTTCAGCCTTGTCAGCGGGGACGGTCAAACCGTGACATTGGCCCAGTTTCGAGGGCAATGGGTGGTGCTGTATTTTTATCCCCGCGACAACACGCCTGGCTGCACCAAAGAAGCCTGCGGGTTTCGGGATATCTACCCGGCGTTGCAGCAGGCCCAGGCGGTGGTGATTGGCATCAGCACCGACCCGCCAGAGAGTCATGTCAAATTCAGCCGTAAGTACAACCTACCGTTTTTATTGCTTTCTGATCCCGATGGACAGGTAGCGCGCGCCTACGGCAGCTACGGCCCCAAAAAATTTATGGGCAAGACCTTCGAGGGCGTCTTTCGCCATACGTTTCTCATTGATCCCCAGGGGCAAATCGCCCAAATCTACCGCCAGGTCAAGCCGGAAACCCACGCCCAGCAGGTCTTAGCCGACTTAACCCGTTTGCAGCGTGAAAACTAA
- a CDS encoding family 10 glycosylhydrolase, translating into MKRLLSVIAWAAVISAVPAVNAQEGGIPLDTYDPSNGVLPARPAPRTLNPFQLRTMKRQLGGLVERVRAIVLSAQMQNRETQVAEAMQALQLAESVLGQLDTWLAQGQTELARQQWLQAQERLWQTYPALAAPAKPEIRAMWLDRGAIVQAGSEAGLARLFDRLQAAGVNLVFFETVNAGYPIYPSRVAPQQNPLTRGWDPLAAAVQLAKERQLELHPWVWVFAVGNQRHNVLVGQPLHYLGPVLSVYPDWANLDNRGHPIPPQQDKPFLDPAHPQAREYLFRLFEEIVTRYDVDGLHLDYIRYPFQSGGVHYGYGMASRRVYQERTGLDPLTLTPGQPQWQDWTHWRSQQVTDFVTTLSQRLKQKRPELLLSAAVFAYSRPSRLYRLQQDWETWAMTGAVDMIVLMSYAEDTRGLQDLLKPAQLLRAPVLFLPGISLMRTTPIAVLDQVQAARHSGLGPGYALFAMSHFNGALEPLMQQTSVPLPHRQPFQSALQRYQAQQQEWLFLVRQGQLPVPDPGLFQQVNSALTQLVQHPSKTHWQTARAALQTLAHHLDDWPAHPWRVDTWRARLKTIDDLLLYGARLQLHLPATALSQPLPGRPALFLAMGERP; encoded by the coding sequence ATGAAACGGCTCCTCAGCGTCATCGCCTGGGCGGCGGTCATCAGTGCGGTTCCCGCTGTCAACGCCCAGGAAGGGGGCATTCCCCTGGACACCTACGACCCCAGCAACGGGGTTCTACCAGCCCGACCGGCGCCCCGTACTCTGAATCCATTTCAACTGCGCACGATGAAACGGCAACTGGGTGGACTGGTGGAGCGGGTACGGGCGATTGTGCTCTCAGCCCAGATGCAAAACCGGGAAACCCAAGTCGCTGAGGCAATGCAGGCGTTGCAGTTGGCTGAATCGGTGCTGGGGCAATTGGACACCTGGCTCGCGCAAGGACAAACAGAACTAGCTCGCCAGCAGTGGTTGCAGGCTCAGGAACGCCTGTGGCAAACCTATCCGGCGCTGGCGGCTCCGGCAAAACCCGAGATACGGGCCATGTGGCTCGACCGGGGAGCGATTGTGCAGGCGGGTTCTGAGGCGGGCCTGGCGCGACTGTTTGACCGGCTGCAAGCGGCGGGGGTGAACCTGGTGTTTTTTGAGACCGTGAATGCGGGCTATCCCATCTATCCCAGCCGAGTGGCGCCCCAGCAAAATCCTTTGACGCGCGGGTGGGACCCCCTAGCGGCGGCGGTGCAACTGGCCAAAGAGCGGCAGCTGGAATTGCACCCCTGGGTATGGGTGTTTGCAGTGGGGAATCAACGCCACAACGTCCTAGTGGGTCAACCGCTGCATTACCTGGGGCCAGTGCTGAGCGTTTATCCCGACTGGGCCAATTTAGATAACCGTGGTCACCCAATCCCGCCCCAGCAGGACAAACCCTTTCTAGACCCGGCCCATCCCCAGGCGCGGGAATACCTGTTCCGCTTGTTTGAGGAAATCGTCACCCGCTACGACGTGGACGGCCTGCACTTGGACTATATCCGTTACCCGTTCCAGAGCGGCGGGGTGCATTACGGCTACGGGATGGCGTCACGGCGGGTGTACCAGGAACGCACGGGTCTCGACCCGCTGACTTTGACCCCTGGCCAACCGCAGTGGCAGGACTGGACCCACTGGCGCAGCCAGCAGGTTACGGATTTCGTCACGACCCTCAGCCAGCGCCTGAAGCAGAAGCGCCCTGAACTCCTGCTCTCAGCGGCAGTGTTTGCCTATTCCCGGCCCTCACGGCTGTACCGCCTGCAACAGGACTGGGAGACCTGGGCCATGACGGGGGCGGTGGACATGATAGTGCTGATGTCCTACGCGGAAGATACCAGGGGATTGCAAGATTTGCTCAAACCTGCGCAGCTCCTGAGGGCGCCGGTGTTGTTTTTGCCGGGGATTTCCCTGATGCGGACAACCCCCATCGCCGTGCTGGATCAGGTGCAGGCGGCGCGCCACAGTGGGTTGGGGCCTGGTTACGCCCTGTTTGCCATGTCCCACTTCAACGGGGCGCTGGAACCCTTGATGCAACAGACCAGCGTGCCCTTGCCTCACCGGCAACCGTTTCAAAGCGCGCTGCAACGTTACCAAGCCCAGCAGCAGGAATGGCTGTTTCTGGTGCGCCAGGGACAGTTGCCGGTTCCCGACCCAGGGCTATTCCAACAGGTCAACAGCGCCCTGACCCAGTTGGTGCAACACCCCAGCAAAACCCATTGGCAAACGGCACGCGCCGCCCTCCAGACGTTGGCGCACCATCTAGACGATTGGCCGGCTCACCCGTGGCGGGTAGACACTTGGCGAGCGCGCTTAAAAACTATAGACGACCTGCTGTTGTACGGGGCGCGGTTGCAGTTGCATCTACCGGCGACCGCCCTCAGCCAGCCTCTACCCGGACGACCGGCCTTGTTTTTAGCGATGGGGGAACGCCCATGA